TCGGCGTGCCAAAATTCCCCCCTTTTGTAGATCCTGGCCACCTTTTGCCTCAATAAGATGGCACATTTTTGGCACAATCATTTCAGTGGGTACCACCGATGGTGAGCTTCTTTATGCGAATAGTAGGTTGACCGTCAGTGACGGGGACCCATTGTCTATCCTTGCCGCAGGTACCAATATTAAAGCCCAAGTCACTGCCGACCATTATAATCGAATTTAAAACCTCAGGACCGTTTCCAATTAGAGTTGCCCCTCTTAACATTTCTCCTACTTTACCATTAACTATCTCGTAGCCTTCTTCTACTTCAAAGACGAAATCACCGTTGGCTGTATTCACCTGTCCCCCACCCATTTTCTTCACCAGAAACCCTTTGTTTACGGAACGAATGATTTCCTCTGGCTGGGACTCGCCCGGGAGAATATAGGTATTACTCATCCTGGGAATAGGCTGGTGATGGTATGATTCTCTTCGTCCGTTTCCCGTAGATTTAGTTCCATCCTTTTGGGCTGTAAAGCGGTCGTAGAGATAATTTCTTAGCATTCCCCTTTCCAACAAGATTGTCTTCTGAGCAGGGGTGCCTTCATCGTCAAAATGGAAAGAACCCCTGTAGTTGGGAATAGTGGGATCGTCCACTACAGTAATAAGTTCAGAAGTAACCCTTTTGCCTAGCATCCCCATATAGGATGGAGATACTTTCTTCTGTACTAAATCTGCTTCCAAAGAATGCCCGATCGCCTCATGAATCATAGTTCCTCCTGCAGTAGATGTCAAAACGACTGTCATTTCTCCAGAAGGAGCTTTCTGGGCAAATAGCATCTTGACTGCTCTTTCTGCTGCCTCTCGGGCTATCTTCTTAACATCATATTTATCAAATAACTCAAATCCCACCAAACCTCCCAGAGGCTCATACCCTGTCTGGATTATCTCTTCCTGTTGAGCTACAACGTTGACCAGATAGGTAGTATAAATTCTCTTCTCCTCAATCCGATTATCCTTAACCACACCATATTTCGAGGAAAGAGATAAATTGGCAATAGTTATATCCATAGTAGTATCAGCATAGCTTATACTGACCTGCTTTATTTTATCTCGGTCAACTTCTCTGGCAATGCGATTGCCCAGCAAAACAAGTCGAATTTTTTCTTCAATGGGCACTTCACCGGGTGGTTTTTCAATCTTATGGATTATGTTGGTTCGACTTCCTGTCGATGACTTAAGGTTAGGCTTAGAAGAAAAAGAGAAGTTCTTTTTTCTCATCTTTTCGGATTCCGGAAGATTACTTGCTATCTCTTTTGCTAATTCTTTCAGTCCAACCTCGGTTACTTTATTTG
This DNA window, taken from bacterium, encodes the following:
- a CDS encoding TldD/PmbA family protein, which codes for MNKEKLMEILKIALSKGGDFADIYIEKRFTNQVSCEDNRIERLISGQDVGAGIRVISGESNIYASTNKVTEVGLKELAKEIASNLPESEKMRKKNFSFSSKPNLKSSTGSRTNIIHKIEKPPGEVPIEEKIRLVLLGNRIAREVDRDKIKQVSISYADTTMDITIANLSLSSKYGVVKDNRIEEKRIYTTYLVNVVAQQEEIIQTGYEPLGGLVGFELFDKYDVKKIAREAAERAVKMLFAQKAPSGEMTVVLTSTAGGTMIHEAIGHSLEADLVQKKVSPSYMGMLGKRVTSELITVVDDPTIPNYRGSFHFDDEGTPAQKTILLERGMLRNYLYDRFTAQKDGTKSTGNGRRESYHHQPIPRMSNTYILPGESQPEEIIRSVNKGFLVKKMGGGQVNTANGDFVFEVEEGYEIVNGKVGEMLRGATLIGNGPEVLNSIIMVGSDLGFNIGTCGKDRQWVPVTDGQPTIRIKKLTIGGTH